From one Synechococcus sp. UW69 genomic stretch:
- the cysK gene encoding cysteine synthase A, with protein sequence MSIAPDITALIGGTPLVRLNRLPQACGCQAEILAKLESFNPSASVKDRIASAMVLEAEQAGTIVPGETVLVEPTSGNTGIALAMVAAARGYRLILTMPDTMSTERRAMLRAYGAELQLTDGAQGMNGAIDLAKELVAEIPNAYLLQQFDNPANPAVHERTTAEEIWRDTEGQIDAFVAGVGTGGTITGCARLLKERQPQLQVIAVEPEASAVLSGKPPGAHRIQGIGAGFVPAVLELDRIDSILTVSDEEAMQVGRRLAREEGLLYGISSGAAMAAALRVGQDPAMAGKRLVVMLASYGERYLSTPMFSAASQLPARRDGQL encoded by the coding sequence ATGAGCATTGCTCCTGACATCACCGCCTTGATCGGCGGCACGCCCCTGGTGCGCTTGAACCGCCTGCCCCAGGCTTGCGGCTGCCAGGCCGAGATCCTGGCCAAATTGGAGAGCTTCAATCCCTCGGCCTCGGTCAAAGACCGCATCGCCAGCGCCATGGTGCTGGAGGCAGAGCAGGCCGGCACGATTGTTCCCGGCGAAACGGTGCTGGTGGAACCCACCAGCGGCAACACCGGGATCGCCCTGGCCATGGTGGCGGCGGCTCGGGGCTACCGGCTGATTCTGACCATGCCGGACACGATGAGCACCGAGCGTCGGGCGATGCTGCGGGCCTATGGCGCTGAGCTGCAGCTCACTGACGGTGCCCAGGGCATGAACGGGGCGATTGACCTGGCCAAGGAGTTGGTGGCGGAGATCCCCAACGCCTATCTGCTCCAGCAGTTCGACAACCCCGCCAATCCAGCCGTGCATGAACGCACCACGGCCGAGGAGATTTGGCGCGATACGGAGGGCCAGATCGATGCTTTTGTGGCAGGGGTGGGAACCGGTGGCACGATCACCGGCTGTGCCCGGCTGCTGAAAGAGCGTCAGCCGCAACTCCAGGTGATTGCCGTCGAGCCTGAGGCCAGTGCCGTGCTGTCTGGGAAGCCTCCAGGAGCCCATCGCATTCAGGGGATCGGGGCCGGTTTTGTTCCTGCGGTGCTGGAACTGGATCGGATTGATTCGATCCTCACGGTGAGCGATGAGGAGGCGATGCAGGTGGGACGGCGACTTGCCCGGGAGGAAGGTCTGCTCTACGGCATCAGCAGTGGAGCAGCCATGGCAGCGGCCCTCCGCGTTGGCCAGGATCCCGCCATGGCGGGCAAACGGCTGGTGGTGATGCTGGCTAGTTATGGCGAGAGATATCTCTCAACACCAATGTTCAGTGCTGCTTCGCAGCTTCCCGCCCGGAGGGATGGCCAGCTGTGA
- a CDS encoding J domain-containing protein: protein MSDPYAVLGVSSIASNAEIKAAYRQLVKQHHPDAGGDDQQMLALNAAWEVLGDAERRKAFDRSRPQPGRAESPADLRRASRAHERSVAADDALVEWLRRVYAPIDRMLGEVINPFPKQLKALSADPYDDELMEAFCSYLEASGSRMERVKQLFQSLPTPASARGFGLSLYHCLSEVEDALAELERYTMGYVDGYLHDGREMLREAKQRRKRLQDERRRLEIV from the coding sequence GTGAGCGACCCCTATGCCGTGCTTGGCGTCAGCAGCATCGCCAGTAACGCTGAGATCAAAGCTGCCTATCGCCAGCTGGTGAAGCAGCACCATCCCGATGCCGGCGGCGACGATCAGCAGATGCTGGCCCTCAATGCCGCCTGGGAAGTGCTTGGCGATGCCGAGCGCCGGAAGGCCTTTGATCGCTCGCGGCCCCAGCCGGGGCGTGCTGAATCGCCGGCGGATCTACGCCGTGCCAGCCGTGCCCACGAGCGCTCTGTGGCGGCTGATGATGCTCTGGTGGAGTGGCTGCGGCGGGTTTATGCCCCGATCGACCGCATGCTCGGTGAGGTGATCAATCCCTTCCCCAAGCAACTCAAAGCACTGTCGGCTGATCCCTATGACGACGAGCTGATGGAGGCGTTCTGCAGTTATCTCGAGGCGAGCGGAAGCCGGATGGAACGGGTCAAACAACTGTTCCAGTCATTGCCCACGCCGGCCTCGGCCCGTGGCTTCGGCCTCAGCCTGTATCACTGCCTCTCGGAAGTGGAGGACGCTCTGGCAGAGCTGGAGCGCTACACCATGGGCTATGTGGATGGTTACCTCCACGATGGTCGCGAGATGCTGCGCGAGGCCAAGCAGCGACGCAAGCGGCTCCAGGATGAGCGGCGTCGGTTGGAGATCGTGTGA